One Engystomops pustulosus chromosome 7, aEngPut4.maternal, whole genome shotgun sequence DNA window includes the following coding sequences:
- the LOC140071155 gene encoding protein phosphatase 1 regulatory subunit 12A-like isoform X3, with translation MAADDRSRSDSAKEKRREQLSRWLGSDTERCLPPGSVRRPPRVRFAQGAVFMAACSAGDQEEVRQLLAAGAQINGTNVDGLTALHQACIDENMDMVQFLVENGAAVNQQDNEGWTPLHAAASCGFVSIAQYLISKGANVAIVNSEGELPLDVSHESAMEKLLKSEIKKQAVDLDAARKEEEELMLRDARRWLNNGKCDDVRHPTTGATPLHVAAAKGYTEVIRLLLQLGFDVDARDLDGWTPLHAAAHWGQQDSCRLLCEALCDMEAINKVGQSPVDVADDSLESFLEEMKKKQSALRLEKMKNAPQIMSQTSPPNQNAAGRTRRSSISRLSSQEKVALRVQDKERRTQPITSTVPTTQPIASSSDESGSDAESEKVKAQERINNLNNQLRNLSTTATKKEKTGSELRLARVPPSQKLSSNQENVRESQFSRGSYTRQRNDGDEGLNSFRRQREPLTSKTEPSLTRREPLTTKLETTGTSGSTLSSKVDTNVSAPNSFRRTTETANATSTNSEPTTTITETKERRRSYLTPVRDEEAEAQRKARSRHARQSRRSTQGVTLTDLKEAEKVLKGQQENKEEVANAAKPQEEESKDNQTKPRSSRAASDDGAEVSWRSRIASLQKSDLLGITTPDPTPTSSGSHRRAAGHSLESKEMQKSQEDEKESDERGGRNKAGVRDRRRPRGKRRSTGVPLTTRDSDGEESEEDDGSEESPQTQVDGLSSRADTVSNAHNASRVEAAIAAEHRDTKDFKKLYEDLMRDNGRLRSQLLNTQNLVNETKAELERVNQRQERGVDRSFLIDTEKKEKQILERRVSELQDELKVLGDLKADNQRLKDENGALIRVISKLSK, from the exons ATGGCGGCGGATGATCGGTCCCGGTCGGACTCGGCTAAGGAGAAGCGTCGGGAGCAGCTGAGCCGGTGGTTGGGCTCTGACACAGAGCGATGTCTCCCGCCCGGTTCCGTCCGCCGCCCGCCCCGGGTGCGCTTCGCCCAAGGAGCCGTGTTCATGGCCGCTTGTTCGgctggagaccaggaggaggtcCGGCAACTGCTGGCGGCCGGAGCCCAGATCAATGGCACCAACGTGGACGGACTGACAGCTCTGCACCAG GCCTGTATTGACGAAAATATGGACATGGTTCAGTTTCTGGTGGAAAATGGAGCCGCGGTGAACCAGCAGGACAATGAGGGGTGGACCCCGCTCCATGCAGCAGCATCTTGTGGCTTTGTGAGCATAGCACA GTACTTGATCTCAAAGGGTGCGAATGTCGCTATTGTAAACAGTGAAGGAGAGCTTCCGCTGGATGTGTCTCATGAGAGCGCCATGGAGAAGCTGCTGAAGAGCGAGATCAAGAAGCAAG ctgttGATTTAGATGCAGCtcgcaaagaggaggaggagcttatgTTACGAGATGCTCGGCGCTGGCTAAATAATGGAAAATGCGATGATGTTCGTCATCCTACCACTGGGGCCACTCCTTTACATGTAGCAGCTGCCAAGGGCTATACTGAAGTCATAAG GCTGCTCCTGCAATTGGGGTTTGACGTGGATGCCCGAGACTTAGATGGTTGGACTCCTCTGCACGCGGCCGCTCACTGGGGCCAACAGGATTCATGCCGTCTCCTGTGTGAGGCACTCTGTGACATGGAAGCTATCAACAAAGTG gGCCAGTCGCCAGTTGATGTTGCAGACGATAGTTTAGAGTCTTTTCTTGAAGAGATGAAGAAGAAGCAGAGCGCG TTACGCCTGGAGAAGATGAAGAATGCTCCGCAGATAATGTCTCAGACAAGTCCTCCGAATCAAAATGCTGCAGGCAGGACACGGAG GAGTTCTATTTCTCGTCTGAGCAGCCAGGAGAAGGTTGCACTTCGTGTGCAGGACAAAGAGCGCAGGACACAACCCATCACTTCCACAGTACCTACCACGCAGCCCATTGCTTCCAGTTCTGATGAGTCTGGTTCTGATGCTGAGTCCg AAAAAGTCAAAGCCCAAGAAAGAATTAATAATCTGAACAACCAGTTACGTAACCTTTCAACGACTGCGACGAAGAAG GAGAAGACTGGGTCAGAGCTCCGCTTAGCTCGTGTGCCTCCAAGTCAGAAACTGTCTAGTAACCAGGAAAATGTGAG ggaatctcaGTTTAGCCGTGGATCGTATACCCGTCAACGTAATGATGGAGACGAAGGACTAAACTCATTCCGTAGACAGAGGGAACCTCTGACATCAAAGACTGAACCCTCCCTGACAAGAAGAGAACCGTTAACAACCAAACTAGAAACTACAGGAACAAGTGGAAGCACTTTGTCTTCTAAAGTAGATACCAATGTGTCAGCACCAAATTCATTTAGAAG GACTACTGAGACTGCAAATGCAACAAGTACCAACTCGGAGCCAACAACAACCATTACGGAGACCAAAGAGCGGCGCAG GTCTTACTTGACCCCTGTAAGGGATGAAGAGGCTGAAGCTCAGCGAAAGGCGAGGTCTCGACATGCACGGCAGTCTCGCCGATCCACTCAG GGAGTGACTCTCACAGATCTGAAAGAGGCCGAAAAAGTCCTCAAAGGACAACAAGAAAACAAAGAAGAAGTAGCCAACGCGGCGAAGCCTCAAGAAGAGGAGAGCAAAGATAACCAGACGAAGCCAAGGAGCAGCCGGGCCGCCAGTGATGATGGG GCAGAGGTGAGCTGGAGATCCAGGATTGCCAGTTTGCAAAAATCTGATCTTTTAGGAATAACCACTCCAGATCCAACTCCAACATCCTCAGGTTCACACAgacgagcagcaggacacagtttAGAGAGCAAAG AGATGCAAAAGTCCCAAGAGGATGAGAAGGAAAGTGACGAGCGAGGTGGTAGAAACAAAGCAGGGGTGCGGGATCGGAGGAGGCCTCGAGGGAAGAGGAGATCCACTGGAGTTCCACTGACCACTAGAGAT AGTGATGGCGAAGAATCTGAGGAAGACGATGGGTCAGAGGAAAGTCCGCAAACTCAG GTAGATGGACTCAGCTCTAG GGCGGATACAGTTTCCAATGCGCACAACGCAAGCCGGGTAGAAGCAGCCATCGCGGCTGAACACAGGGACACAAAAGATTTCAAAAAA CTTTATGAAGACTTGATGAGAGACAATGGACGACTTCGTTCTCAGCTGCTAAACACCCAAAACTTGGTAAATGAGACAAAAGCCGAGTTGGAAAGAGTCAACCAG agaCAGGAAAGAGGCGTTGACAGATCGTTTCTGATTGATACAGAAAAAAAG GAGAAGCAAATTTTGGAGCGTAGGGTATCTGAACTTCAGGACGAGCTGAAG GTTCTTGGGGATCTGAAGGCTGACAACCAACGCTTGAAGGATGAGAATGGAGCCTTAATCCGAGTTATTAGTAAGCTATCCAAATAG
- the LOC140071155 gene encoding protein phosphatase 1 regulatory subunit 12A-like isoform X4, with protein sequence MAADDRSRSDSAKEKRREQLSRWLGSDTERCLPPGSVRRPPRVRFAQGAVFMAACSAGDQEEVRQLLAAGAQINGTNVDGLTALHQACIDENMDMVQFLVENGAAVNQQDNEGWTPLHAAASCGFVSIAQYLISKGANVAIVNSEGELPLDVSHESAMEKLLKSEIKKQAVDLDAARKEEEELMLRDARRWLNNGKCDDVRHPTTGATPLHVAAAKGYTEVIRLLLQLGFDVDARDLDGWTPLHAAAHWGQQDSCRLLCEALCDMEAINKVGQSPVDVADDSLESFLEEMKKKQSALRLEKMKNAPQIMSQTSPPNQNAAGRTRRSSISRLSSQEKVALRVQDKERRTQPITSTVPTTQPIASSSDESGSDAESEKVKAQERINNLNNQLRNLSTTATKKTTTVPEPEKTEPSSGSWRASLRKTGSSGTLSSSTTSEEGRRAALPKSASSSQLADREKTGSELRLARVPPSQKLSSNQENVRESQFSRGSYTRQRNDGDEGLNSFRRQREPLTSKTEPSLTRREPLTTKLETTGTSGSTLSSKVDTNVSAPNSFRRTTETANATSTNSEPTTTITETKERRRSYLTPVRDEEAEAQRKARSRHARQSRRSTQGVTLTDLKEAEKVLKGQQENKEEVANAAKPQEEESKDNQTKPRSSRAASDDGAEVSWRSRIASLQKSDLLGITTPDPTPTSSGSHRRAAGHSLESKEMQKSQEDEKESDERGGRNKAGVRDRRRPRGKRRSTGVPLTTRDSDGEESEEDDGSEESPQTQMDSALGRIQFPMRTTQAG encoded by the exons ATGGCGGCGGATGATCGGTCCCGGTCGGACTCGGCTAAGGAGAAGCGTCGGGAGCAGCTGAGCCGGTGGTTGGGCTCTGACACAGAGCGATGTCTCCCGCCCGGTTCCGTCCGCCGCCCGCCCCGGGTGCGCTTCGCCCAAGGAGCCGTGTTCATGGCCGCTTGTTCGgctggagaccaggaggaggtcCGGCAACTGCTGGCGGCCGGAGCCCAGATCAATGGCACCAACGTGGACGGACTGACAGCTCTGCACCAG GCCTGTATTGACGAAAATATGGACATGGTTCAGTTTCTGGTGGAAAATGGAGCCGCGGTGAACCAGCAGGACAATGAGGGGTGGACCCCGCTCCATGCAGCAGCATCTTGTGGCTTTGTGAGCATAGCACA GTACTTGATCTCAAAGGGTGCGAATGTCGCTATTGTAAACAGTGAAGGAGAGCTTCCGCTGGATGTGTCTCATGAGAGCGCCATGGAGAAGCTGCTGAAGAGCGAGATCAAGAAGCAAG ctgttGATTTAGATGCAGCtcgcaaagaggaggaggagcttatgTTACGAGATGCTCGGCGCTGGCTAAATAATGGAAAATGCGATGATGTTCGTCATCCTACCACTGGGGCCACTCCTTTACATGTAGCAGCTGCCAAGGGCTATACTGAAGTCATAAG GCTGCTCCTGCAATTGGGGTTTGACGTGGATGCCCGAGACTTAGATGGTTGGACTCCTCTGCACGCGGCCGCTCACTGGGGCCAACAGGATTCATGCCGTCTCCTGTGTGAGGCACTCTGTGACATGGAAGCTATCAACAAAGTG gGCCAGTCGCCAGTTGATGTTGCAGACGATAGTTTAGAGTCTTTTCTTGAAGAGATGAAGAAGAAGCAGAGCGCG TTACGCCTGGAGAAGATGAAGAATGCTCCGCAGATAATGTCTCAGACAAGTCCTCCGAATCAAAATGCTGCAGGCAGGACACGGAG GAGTTCTATTTCTCGTCTGAGCAGCCAGGAGAAGGTTGCACTTCGTGTGCAGGACAAAGAGCGCAGGACACAACCCATCACTTCCACAGTACCTACCACGCAGCCCATTGCTTCCAGTTCTGATGAGTCTGGTTCTGATGCTGAGTCCg AAAAAGTCAAAGCCCAAGAAAGAATTAATAATCTGAACAACCAGTTACGTAACCTTTCAACGACTGCGACGAAGAAG ACCACCACTGTACCGGAGCCTGAGAAAACTGAGCCGTCCTCCGGCTCATGGCGAGCCTCCTTGAGGAAGACTGGTAGTTCTGGCACACTGAGCTCTAGCACCACCTCTGAAGAAGGCAGGAGGGCAGCACTACCTAAATCTGCCTCCAGCTCCCAGCTAGCGGACCGA GAGAAGACTGGGTCAGAGCTCCGCTTAGCTCGTGTGCCTCCAAGTCAGAAACTGTCTAGTAACCAGGAAAATGTGAG ggaatctcaGTTTAGCCGTGGATCGTATACCCGTCAACGTAATGATGGAGACGAAGGACTAAACTCATTCCGTAGACAGAGGGAACCTCTGACATCAAAGACTGAACCCTCCCTGACAAGAAGAGAACCGTTAACAACCAAACTAGAAACTACAGGAACAAGTGGAAGCACTTTGTCTTCTAAAGTAGATACCAATGTGTCAGCACCAAATTCATTTAGAAG GACTACTGAGACTGCAAATGCAACAAGTACCAACTCGGAGCCAACAACAACCATTACGGAGACCAAAGAGCGGCGCAG GTCTTACTTGACCCCTGTAAGGGATGAAGAGGCTGAAGCTCAGCGAAAGGCGAGGTCTCGACATGCACGGCAGTCTCGCCGATCCACTCAG GGAGTGACTCTCACAGATCTGAAAGAGGCCGAAAAAGTCCTCAAAGGACAACAAGAAAACAAAGAAGAAGTAGCCAACGCGGCGAAGCCTCAAGAAGAGGAGAGCAAAGATAACCAGACGAAGCCAAGGAGCAGCCGGGCCGCCAGTGATGATGGG GCAGAGGTGAGCTGGAGATCCAGGATTGCCAGTTTGCAAAAATCTGATCTTTTAGGAATAACCACTCCAGATCCAACTCCAACATCCTCAGGTTCACACAgacgagcagcaggacacagtttAGAGAGCAAAG AGATGCAAAAGTCCCAAGAGGATGAGAAGGAAAGTGACGAGCGAGGTGGTAGAAACAAAGCAGGGGTGCGGGATCGGAGGAGGCCTCGAGGGAAGAGGAGATCCACTGGAGTTCCACTGACCACTAGAGAT AGTGATGGCGAAGAATCTGAGGAAGACGATGGGTCAGAGGAAAGTCCGCAAACTCAG ATGGACTCAGCTCTAG GGCGGATACAGTTTCCAATGCGCACAACGCAAGCCGGGTAG
- the LOC140071155 gene encoding protein phosphatase 1 regulatory subunit 12A-like isoform X1, which yields MAADDRSRSDSAKEKRREQLSRWLGSDTERCLPPGSVRRPPRVRFAQGAVFMAACSAGDQEEVRQLLAAGAQINGTNVDGLTALHQACIDENMDMVQFLVENGAAVNQQDNEGWTPLHAAASCGFVSIAQYLISKGANVAIVNSEGELPLDVSHESAMEKLLKSEIKKQAVDLDAARKEEEELMLRDARRWLNNGKCDDVRHPTTGATPLHVAAAKGYTEVIRLLLQLGFDVDARDLDGWTPLHAAAHWGQQDSCRLLCEALCDMEAINKVGQSPVDVADDSLESFLEEMKKKQSALRLEKMKNAPQIMSQTSPPNQNAAGRTRRSSISRLSSQEKVALRVQDKERRTQPITSTVPTTQPIASSSDESGSDAESEKVKAQERINNLNNQLRNLSTTATKKTTTVPEPEKTEPSSGSWRASLRKTGSSGTLSSSTTSEEGRRAALPKSASSSQLADREKTGSELRLARVPPSQKLSSNQENVRESQFSRGSYTRQRNDGDEGLNSFRRQREPLTSKTEPSLTRREPLTTKLETTGTSGSTLSSKVDTNVSAPNSFRRTTETANATSTNSEPTTTITETKERRRSYLTPVRDEEAEAQRKARSRHARQSRRSTQGVTLTDLKEAEKVLKGQQENKEEVANAAKPQEEESKDNQTKPRSSRAASDDGAEVSWRSRIASLQKSDLLGITTPDPTPTSSGSHRRAAGHSLESKEMQKSQEDEKESDERGGRNKAGVRDRRRPRGKRRSTGVPLTTRDSDGEESEEDDGSEESPQTQVDGLSSRADTVSNAHNASRVEAAIAAEHRDTKDFKKLYEDLMRDNGRLRSQLLNTQNLVNETKAELERVNQRQERGVDRSFLIDTEKKEKQILERRVSELQDELKVLGDLKADNQRLKDENGALIRVISKLSK from the exons ATGGCGGCGGATGATCGGTCCCGGTCGGACTCGGCTAAGGAGAAGCGTCGGGAGCAGCTGAGCCGGTGGTTGGGCTCTGACACAGAGCGATGTCTCCCGCCCGGTTCCGTCCGCCGCCCGCCCCGGGTGCGCTTCGCCCAAGGAGCCGTGTTCATGGCCGCTTGTTCGgctggagaccaggaggaggtcCGGCAACTGCTGGCGGCCGGAGCCCAGATCAATGGCACCAACGTGGACGGACTGACAGCTCTGCACCAG GCCTGTATTGACGAAAATATGGACATGGTTCAGTTTCTGGTGGAAAATGGAGCCGCGGTGAACCAGCAGGACAATGAGGGGTGGACCCCGCTCCATGCAGCAGCATCTTGTGGCTTTGTGAGCATAGCACA GTACTTGATCTCAAAGGGTGCGAATGTCGCTATTGTAAACAGTGAAGGAGAGCTTCCGCTGGATGTGTCTCATGAGAGCGCCATGGAGAAGCTGCTGAAGAGCGAGATCAAGAAGCAAG ctgttGATTTAGATGCAGCtcgcaaagaggaggaggagcttatgTTACGAGATGCTCGGCGCTGGCTAAATAATGGAAAATGCGATGATGTTCGTCATCCTACCACTGGGGCCACTCCTTTACATGTAGCAGCTGCCAAGGGCTATACTGAAGTCATAAG GCTGCTCCTGCAATTGGGGTTTGACGTGGATGCCCGAGACTTAGATGGTTGGACTCCTCTGCACGCGGCCGCTCACTGGGGCCAACAGGATTCATGCCGTCTCCTGTGTGAGGCACTCTGTGACATGGAAGCTATCAACAAAGTG gGCCAGTCGCCAGTTGATGTTGCAGACGATAGTTTAGAGTCTTTTCTTGAAGAGATGAAGAAGAAGCAGAGCGCG TTACGCCTGGAGAAGATGAAGAATGCTCCGCAGATAATGTCTCAGACAAGTCCTCCGAATCAAAATGCTGCAGGCAGGACACGGAG GAGTTCTATTTCTCGTCTGAGCAGCCAGGAGAAGGTTGCACTTCGTGTGCAGGACAAAGAGCGCAGGACACAACCCATCACTTCCACAGTACCTACCACGCAGCCCATTGCTTCCAGTTCTGATGAGTCTGGTTCTGATGCTGAGTCCg AAAAAGTCAAAGCCCAAGAAAGAATTAATAATCTGAACAACCAGTTACGTAACCTTTCAACGACTGCGACGAAGAAG ACCACCACTGTACCGGAGCCTGAGAAAACTGAGCCGTCCTCCGGCTCATGGCGAGCCTCCTTGAGGAAGACTGGTAGTTCTGGCACACTGAGCTCTAGCACCACCTCTGAAGAAGGCAGGAGGGCAGCACTACCTAAATCTGCCTCCAGCTCCCAGCTAGCGGACCGA GAGAAGACTGGGTCAGAGCTCCGCTTAGCTCGTGTGCCTCCAAGTCAGAAACTGTCTAGTAACCAGGAAAATGTGAG ggaatctcaGTTTAGCCGTGGATCGTATACCCGTCAACGTAATGATGGAGACGAAGGACTAAACTCATTCCGTAGACAGAGGGAACCTCTGACATCAAAGACTGAACCCTCCCTGACAAGAAGAGAACCGTTAACAACCAAACTAGAAACTACAGGAACAAGTGGAAGCACTTTGTCTTCTAAAGTAGATACCAATGTGTCAGCACCAAATTCATTTAGAAG GACTACTGAGACTGCAAATGCAACAAGTACCAACTCGGAGCCAACAACAACCATTACGGAGACCAAAGAGCGGCGCAG GTCTTACTTGACCCCTGTAAGGGATGAAGAGGCTGAAGCTCAGCGAAAGGCGAGGTCTCGACATGCACGGCAGTCTCGCCGATCCACTCAG GGAGTGACTCTCACAGATCTGAAAGAGGCCGAAAAAGTCCTCAAAGGACAACAAGAAAACAAAGAAGAAGTAGCCAACGCGGCGAAGCCTCAAGAAGAGGAGAGCAAAGATAACCAGACGAAGCCAAGGAGCAGCCGGGCCGCCAGTGATGATGGG GCAGAGGTGAGCTGGAGATCCAGGATTGCCAGTTTGCAAAAATCTGATCTTTTAGGAATAACCACTCCAGATCCAACTCCAACATCCTCAGGTTCACACAgacgagcagcaggacacagtttAGAGAGCAAAG AGATGCAAAAGTCCCAAGAGGATGAGAAGGAAAGTGACGAGCGAGGTGGTAGAAACAAAGCAGGGGTGCGGGATCGGAGGAGGCCTCGAGGGAAGAGGAGATCCACTGGAGTTCCACTGACCACTAGAGAT AGTGATGGCGAAGAATCTGAGGAAGACGATGGGTCAGAGGAAAGTCCGCAAACTCAG GTAGATGGACTCAGCTCTAG GGCGGATACAGTTTCCAATGCGCACAACGCAAGCCGGGTAGAAGCAGCCATCGCGGCTGAACACAGGGACACAAAAGATTTCAAAAAA CTTTATGAAGACTTGATGAGAGACAATGGACGACTTCGTTCTCAGCTGCTAAACACCCAAAACTTGGTAAATGAGACAAAAGCCGAGTTGGAAAGAGTCAACCAG agaCAGGAAAGAGGCGTTGACAGATCGTTTCTGATTGATACAGAAAAAAAG GAGAAGCAAATTTTGGAGCGTAGGGTATCTGAACTTCAGGACGAGCTGAAG GTTCTTGGGGATCTGAAGGCTGACAACCAACGCTTGAAGGATGAGAATGGAGCCTTAATCCGAGTTATTAGTAAGCTATCCAAATAG
- the LOC140071155 gene encoding protein phosphatase 1 regulatory subunit 12A-like isoform X2: MAADDRSRSDSAKEKRREQLSRWLGSDTERCLPPGSVRRPPRVRFAQGAVFMAACSAGDQEEVRQLLAAGAQINGTNVDGLTALHQACIDENMDMVQFLVENGAAVNQQDNEGWTPLHAAASCGFVSIAQYLISKGANVAIVNSEGELPLDVSHESAMEKLLKSEIKKQAVDLDAARKEEEELMLRDARRWLNNGKCDDVRHPTTGATPLHVAAAKGYTEVIRLLLQLGFDVDARDLDGWTPLHAAAHWGQQDSCRLLCEALCDMEAINKVGQSPVDVADDSLESFLEEMKKKQSALRLEKMKNAPQIMSQTSPPNQNAAGRTRSQEKVALRVQDKERRTQPITSTVPTTQPIASSSDESGSDAESEKVKAQERINNLNNQLRNLSTTATKKTTTVPEPEKTEPSSGSWRASLRKTGSSGTLSSSTTSEEGRRAALPKSASSSQLADREKTGSELRLARVPPSQKLSSNQENVRESQFSRGSYTRQRNDGDEGLNSFRRQREPLTSKTEPSLTRREPLTTKLETTGTSGSTLSSKVDTNVSAPNSFRRTTETANATSTNSEPTTTITETKERRRSYLTPVRDEEAEAQRKARSRHARQSRRSTQGVTLTDLKEAEKVLKGQQENKEEVANAAKPQEEESKDNQTKPRSSRAASDDGAEVSWRSRIASLQKSDLLGITTPDPTPTSSGSHRRAAGHSLESKEMQKSQEDEKESDERGGRNKAGVRDRRRPRGKRRSTGVPLTTRDSDGEESEEDDGSEESPQTQVDGLSSRADTVSNAHNASRVEAAIAAEHRDTKDFKKLYEDLMRDNGRLRSQLLNTQNLVNETKAELERVNQRQERGVDRSFLIDTEKKEKQILERRVSELQDELKVLGDLKADNQRLKDENGALIRVISKLSK, from the exons ATGGCGGCGGATGATCGGTCCCGGTCGGACTCGGCTAAGGAGAAGCGTCGGGAGCAGCTGAGCCGGTGGTTGGGCTCTGACACAGAGCGATGTCTCCCGCCCGGTTCCGTCCGCCGCCCGCCCCGGGTGCGCTTCGCCCAAGGAGCCGTGTTCATGGCCGCTTGTTCGgctggagaccaggaggaggtcCGGCAACTGCTGGCGGCCGGAGCCCAGATCAATGGCACCAACGTGGACGGACTGACAGCTCTGCACCAG GCCTGTATTGACGAAAATATGGACATGGTTCAGTTTCTGGTGGAAAATGGAGCCGCGGTGAACCAGCAGGACAATGAGGGGTGGACCCCGCTCCATGCAGCAGCATCTTGTGGCTTTGTGAGCATAGCACA GTACTTGATCTCAAAGGGTGCGAATGTCGCTATTGTAAACAGTGAAGGAGAGCTTCCGCTGGATGTGTCTCATGAGAGCGCCATGGAGAAGCTGCTGAAGAGCGAGATCAAGAAGCAAG ctgttGATTTAGATGCAGCtcgcaaagaggaggaggagcttatgTTACGAGATGCTCGGCGCTGGCTAAATAATGGAAAATGCGATGATGTTCGTCATCCTACCACTGGGGCCACTCCTTTACATGTAGCAGCTGCCAAGGGCTATACTGAAGTCATAAG GCTGCTCCTGCAATTGGGGTTTGACGTGGATGCCCGAGACTTAGATGGTTGGACTCCTCTGCACGCGGCCGCTCACTGGGGCCAACAGGATTCATGCCGTCTCCTGTGTGAGGCACTCTGTGACATGGAAGCTATCAACAAAGTG gGCCAGTCGCCAGTTGATGTTGCAGACGATAGTTTAGAGTCTTTTCTTGAAGAGATGAAGAAGAAGCAGAGCGCG TTACGCCTGGAGAAGATGAAGAATGCTCCGCAGATAATGTCTCAGACAAGTCCTCCGAATCAAAATGCTGCAGGCAGGACACGGAG CCAGGAGAAGGTTGCACTTCGTGTGCAGGACAAAGAGCGCAGGACACAACCCATCACTTCCACAGTACCTACCACGCAGCCCATTGCTTCCAGTTCTGATGAGTCTGGTTCTGATGCTGAGTCCg AAAAAGTCAAAGCCCAAGAAAGAATTAATAATCTGAACAACCAGTTACGTAACCTTTCAACGACTGCGACGAAGAAG ACCACCACTGTACCGGAGCCTGAGAAAACTGAGCCGTCCTCCGGCTCATGGCGAGCCTCCTTGAGGAAGACTGGTAGTTCTGGCACACTGAGCTCTAGCACCACCTCTGAAGAAGGCAGGAGGGCAGCACTACCTAAATCTGCCTCCAGCTCCCAGCTAGCGGACCGA GAGAAGACTGGGTCAGAGCTCCGCTTAGCTCGTGTGCCTCCAAGTCAGAAACTGTCTAGTAACCAGGAAAATGTGAG ggaatctcaGTTTAGCCGTGGATCGTATACCCGTCAACGTAATGATGGAGACGAAGGACTAAACTCATTCCGTAGACAGAGGGAACCTCTGACATCAAAGACTGAACCCTCCCTGACAAGAAGAGAACCGTTAACAACCAAACTAGAAACTACAGGAACAAGTGGAAGCACTTTGTCTTCTAAAGTAGATACCAATGTGTCAGCACCAAATTCATTTAGAAG GACTACTGAGACTGCAAATGCAACAAGTACCAACTCGGAGCCAACAACAACCATTACGGAGACCAAAGAGCGGCGCAG GTCTTACTTGACCCCTGTAAGGGATGAAGAGGCTGAAGCTCAGCGAAAGGCGAGGTCTCGACATGCACGGCAGTCTCGCCGATCCACTCAG GGAGTGACTCTCACAGATCTGAAAGAGGCCGAAAAAGTCCTCAAAGGACAACAAGAAAACAAAGAAGAAGTAGCCAACGCGGCGAAGCCTCAAGAAGAGGAGAGCAAAGATAACCAGACGAAGCCAAGGAGCAGCCGGGCCGCCAGTGATGATGGG GCAGAGGTGAGCTGGAGATCCAGGATTGCCAGTTTGCAAAAATCTGATCTTTTAGGAATAACCACTCCAGATCCAACTCCAACATCCTCAGGTTCACACAgacgagcagcaggacacagtttAGAGAGCAAAG AGATGCAAAAGTCCCAAGAGGATGAGAAGGAAAGTGACGAGCGAGGTGGTAGAAACAAAGCAGGGGTGCGGGATCGGAGGAGGCCTCGAGGGAAGAGGAGATCCACTGGAGTTCCACTGACCACTAGAGAT AGTGATGGCGAAGAATCTGAGGAAGACGATGGGTCAGAGGAAAGTCCGCAAACTCAG GTAGATGGACTCAGCTCTAG GGCGGATACAGTTTCCAATGCGCACAACGCAAGCCGGGTAGAAGCAGCCATCGCGGCTGAACACAGGGACACAAAAGATTTCAAAAAA CTTTATGAAGACTTGATGAGAGACAATGGACGACTTCGTTCTCAGCTGCTAAACACCCAAAACTTGGTAAATGAGACAAAAGCCGAGTTGGAAAGAGTCAACCAG agaCAGGAAAGAGGCGTTGACAGATCGTTTCTGATTGATACAGAAAAAAAG GAGAAGCAAATTTTGGAGCGTAGGGTATCTGAACTTCAGGACGAGCTGAAG GTTCTTGGGGATCTGAAGGCTGACAACCAACGCTTGAAGGATGAGAATGGAGCCTTAATCCGAGTTATTAGTAAGCTATCCAAATAG